The genomic DNA CAGGTGGATGATCATGCGGTGTTCGGGGGAGAGGCGCTTCAAGGCCGCTTCCACGTGGGATTCAATTTCCTTCATTCGTGCTTCGTGCGCCGGACGACCGGACTGGGACTCCAGTTCCGCCATGCCGTCCAGGGGCTGACTTTTTCCCCGACCCCGGCGTTTCATATCGCGCAGGTAATTCAGGGTCAGGTTTCGGGCGATGCCGAAGAGCACCGTGGAAAACTTCGCCTGCGGGTGCAATCGGTTCAAGTAGCGGTGCAGCCGCAGAAAGACCTCCTGGGCGACATCCTCCGCGTCCTGCCGGGATCCCGCCATGCGGAAGCAGAAGTGGATAATCGGGGCATGATAGCGGTGCACCAGGAGCGCGAAAGCATCGCTGTCACCTGATTGCGCCCGCGCTACAAGCGCCCAGTCATCCAAATCCCTCATGCGGGGGGAACCTCGTTGTCATAGGCTTCAACCCGAAGGCGGAAAAAAAGTTCCACGTCGTCCACGCCGAGGCGAAACACCTCGCTCAGGCCCGCTTCACCCTGGGGCCGCCGGGGGTGTCCTCCAGGATCCAGCCCTGCGCCGCCAGGGCGTCGCGGATCTCGTCGGAACGGGCGAAATTCTTGTCCCGGCGGGCCTGCTGGCGCTGGCTGACCAGATCCAGGATGTCGGCGGGGATTTCACCCGCGCCCGAACCCGCAAAAAGCCCCGTGACCTCATTGAGCCGGTCCAGCAGGGCCAGGGCGTTTCTTGCGCCCTGCTCCCCCGTGCCGCCTTCGTCGAGTTGTTTGTTGGCGGCGCGAACAAAGTCGAAGACCGCGCCGAGCCCGCCGGAGATGTTGAGGTCGTCGTCCAACGCCTCGATGAACCGGTTTTCGCATTCCTGGCACAGGGCGGTGAGGTCCTCTCCCGGCCCCCGGATCTCCTCGAGGCGCTGGCGGAAGTCCCGGATGCGTTGCAGCGCGTTACCCGCGTCCTCCACCGTCTTGAGAGTGAAGTTGTTGGGCTGGCGGTAGTGAATGGCCAGCAGGGTCCAGCGGATGGCCACCGGGTCGATGCCCTTTTCCAGCAGGTCCCGCAGGGTGTAGAAATTACCCAGAGACTTGGACATCTTCCGACCGTCCACCATCAGGTGGGCGCAATGGAGCCAGTAATTCACGAACCGCGCGCCGGTGGCGCAGCAGGACTGGGCGATTTCGTTTTCGTGGTGGGGGAAAATGTTGTCCACGCCACCGCAATGGATGTCGAAATGGTCGCCGAGAAATTTCATGCTCATGGCGGAGCACTCGATGTGCCAGCCGGGGCGGCCCTTGCCGAGTTCCGTTTCCCAGAATACCTCGCCGTCCTCCGGCACATAGGCCTTCCAGAGCACGAAGTCCCGGGCGTCTTCCGCCTCATACTCGTCGTTGTCCACCCGACCGCTGGCGCCGTCCTGGAGTTGGTCCAGATCCATGTGACTGAGCTTGCCGTAGTCCTTGAAGCTGGACAGGCGGAAATAGATGCTGCCATCGGCCTCGTAGGTGTGGCCCTTCTCACGGAGCTGCTTGATCATCTCCACCATCTCGGGGATGTGATCCGTTGCGGCGGGGTAGGCCTCGGCCGGTTTAATGCCCAGGGTCTTGAGGTCCTCAAAGAAGGCCGCGGCATAGCGTGCCGTGACGGCCTTGAGGGGTTCCCCGGTTTCTCGGCAGGTGCGGATCAGCTTGTCTTCCACGTCCGTGAGATTCATGATATGCCGGACCGCATAGCCTCGAAAGCTGAGGTAGCGGCTGAGCAGATCCTCGAACATGTAGGCCCGCAAGTTGCCGATATGGGCGAAGTTATAGATGGTGGGGCCGCAGGTGTACAGGCCGACCTTTCCCGGAACCAGCGGGGTAAAAGGTTCCTTCGTTCGGGTAAGGGTGTTGTGGAAACACAGGGCCATGGAGCTTCTCCTTGGGGCTTGGGGTAATCGAATCGGCGCGGCCCATAGTTTAGCGCATCAGAGGTGGCGGGATCACGTGGGGGACGGAAATCACGGCGGGAACGCCCATCTCCGAGAGTCGCCACCGTGCTGCAAGCGAAAATGTTCAAGGCGGTGTTGCGTCCGGCGCGCGCTACTCCATCACCTGAACGCCCTTTACGCGGGCAAATACACGGGCGCCCTGCGCCAGGGCAAGGGCCTCGCAGGATCGGGAGGTCACCAGGGCCATCAGCACCGGTCCGTCGGGCCTTCCCGGCGGCGTCATCTCCACCAGGACCTGGCCGGGGCCACGCCCCGAAATCGTCGCGATCTCCGCCTCAAACTGATTGAGTATGCTGCACTCGCGGTCAAAATGCCGCCCGAGAGAAACATCCCGGGCCGCTATCTGGAGGCGGCGCGACTCTCCCGCGCGGGTGTCTCCGGCGGGCAATTGGAACTGGCCGAAGCCGGTTTGGATCGTGCTTAAGTGATAGTGGCTGTCGTGCGCGATGATCGTACCGTCCAGAATCGCCACCGGGTCATCTTCGTGGTCTGGTGATCGGGCGATATGCCGCAGCACGGCGGAGGCGGGCCCCACCGCAACCACGACGCCATCCCGAATCTCCACAATGGCCCGTGACAGCCGCGCCACCTCGCGGAGATTGTGGCTCACATACAGAATGGGCAATCCGGCACTGGACTGCAATCCTTCGATGCAGGGCAGGACTTCCGAGCGGCTTGCCTCGTCGAGGCTGGCCAGGGGCTCGTCCAGGAGCAGCAGGCGGGGATTGGACAGGAGCGCCCGCGCCATGGCCACCCGCTGCCGCTCGCCACCGGAGAGGGTCGCGGTGTCCCGCTCGAGCAGGCCGCCCAGGCCGAGGTGATCCACGGCGCTTTCGAAGGTGATGGTCTGGATTCCCGGGCGCGCGCGCCGGCGCGCATAGTGGAGATTTCCACGCACATTCAGATGGGGAAAGAGGCTCGCTTCCTGGAAAACGTAGCCCGCCCCGCGCCGGTGGGGCGGCAGATCGACCCCGGCATCGGAGTCCAGCCACGTTTCGCCGTTTACACGGATAGTCCCCCGCGCGCGGCGCTCCAGCCCGGCGATCGCGCGCAACACGGTGGTCTTGCCCGCACCGGAGGGGCCGAAGAGGCTGGTAATGGCGCCGTGCGGCGCATCGAAGCGCGCGTTCACGGTGAAGGCCGACAGGGCCACGCGGATATCGATGGAGATCGGGCTCATGGGAAGGGCCGCGCGCGCCGGTTGAGCGCGTAGACCGCGGTCAGCACGGCGAAAGAAAAGACGACAAGCGATGCGGCCATGGCATGGGCGGCGGGGAAGTCCAGGGCTTCCACCCGCTCGAAGACCGCGATGGACACCACCTTTGTCTGGCCCGGGATGCTCCCGCCGATCATGAGCACCACCCCGAATTCCCCCACCGTGTGGGCGAAGCCCAGCACCGCGCCGGTGAGCAGACCGCGCCGTGCGAGCGGCAGCGCCACGGTGAAAAAGCGGTCCAGGGGCGAAGCCCCCAGGGTGGCGGCGACTTCCATGGGGCGTGGTCCCATGGCGGCGAAGGCATTTTGAATGGGCTGGACGACGAAGGGCAGGGAAAAGAGTACGGAGCCGATGACGAGACCGGGAAAGGAAAACACGAGCCGCGCGCCACCGAGGGATTCCCAGAGTCCGCCCACCGGGCCTCTCGGGCCGAGGAGGAGGAGGAGATAGAAGCCGAGGACCGTGGGCGGGAGGACGAGAGGCATGGCGACCAGGCTTTCCACGGCGATGCGCAGGCCGGAGCGCCGTTGTTCCAGCCACCACGCCAGCGGCGTGGCCACGGCCAGCAGTATGACTGTGGTAACCGACGCGAGTTTCAGCGTGACGCCGATGGCCTGCCAGTCCACCAGACTACTCCGCGCCGCCGGGAAGGGTATAGCCCCCGGCGGCGATGATGGCCCGCGCCTCCGGCCCCTTCAGGAAGGTGGCGAAGGCCTCCGCCCCTGGGTTGCCCTCGCCGTTCTTCAGCAGCACGGCATCCTGGCGGATCGGGTCGTGCAAGTCGCCGGGCACCCGCCACATTTGCTCCGCGGGCCGATCCAGCACCTGGGAGAGGGCCACAAGTCCCGCCTCCGCATTGCCCGTCTCGACGAACTGAAAGGTCTGGGTCACATTGTCACCCTGGACGAGTTTTGGTTGGATGCTTTCCCAGAGTCCGAGCTTTTCGAGGGTTTGTCGGGCCGCCAGACCATAGGGGGCGAGCTCCGGTTTACAGATGGCCAGGTGTGGACAGGCGCCCGCCTTCAGAAGCTCCTCTCCATCGCCCTGAGGCACGCCTCCAGGCACATAGAGCGCGAGTGCGCCCAGCGCATAGGTGAAGGGTTCGCCCGAGACCAGTCCCTCCTTCTCCAGGCGCTCCGGACGCTCAGAATCCGCCGAAAGAAAGACCTGGAAGGGTGCGCCATTTGCGATTTGGCTGTAGAGCGCGCCCGAAGCGCCAAAACTGGATTCCAGAGCGATACCGGTCTGTTCGGTAAACGTGGAGGCCAGCTTTTCTTGCGTGGCGGTGAAATTGGCCGCCACGGCGACACGGACAGGTTCGGAGGATTGCCGGGCGCCCCCGCATCCGGCCAGGAGGAGGCCAACAGCCGCCAGGACGGGAAGCGCCGGTGTCGCGCGTAGAACTGAGTCGAGACAATTGAACATTCAGGATGGGTCCCGGACTGCTTGTTGATCGGCCCTGCGAATACTTGGGATTAGTTCTTGAACAGGAAAACCGCACACGACGAATCTTCCAGACGTTACCATACAGGTAATCAGAGCCAATTCCAACCCGGTCATACCGCCATCGCACCTGTGGGACCGCGATACGGCGCGGGAATCGACGGAAGCAGGGCTTCTGAAGCCCGTCGTTCGTTGGCGCCCTATTGTTCGCCCGGGTGAATTCTTCGGCTGGCTCCCGTCGGCCCGGGCCGACTTCTCCCGCCTATCCGGCCACCTCGAAGAGGGCTTCGAGGGTATCGCTCAAGTCCACGCGGAGGGTTGCCAGTTTGATATCCGAGAGGCCCAGGGCCACGGAGGAGGGGTTGGACGCGAGGAAGGCCTCCGTCTTTCCCTGCCCCATCCCATAACCTTCGACTTTGGCCAGGGTGTTGGCGAGGGCCGTAATATGGATGGCCTGCATCCAGTCTTTGACGGGGCAGATGGCGGGGTTGTGGTGGAAGTACACGGCGGCGCGAAAGGATGGGGGGAGGTTCCAGGCCTGGCAGATGATAAGCCCGAGCAGGGGGTGGAGGTTTTCGAGTACTTCGTTCAGGAGCTGGGGGTTGCTCTGAAGGGCGCGCACGACGCCGGAGCGCGGGGTGGCGACCAGTTCCAGCAGCATGACCTTGCCCACGTCGTGGATCAGCCCGGCAAGGAAGATGGATTCCAGGTTGGGCACCATGGTGAGGCGCGCGATTTCATTCGCGCAATGGGCCGTGGCCGCGGAGTGGCGCCAGAGCCGTTCCATACTTTTCTTGAGCAGGGTGTTTCCGGTGATAAACAAATTGCGGTTGGCCACCAGTTGAACCGTGTTGGCGATTGTGCGCATGCCCAGGCGGGAGCAGGCGGCGTTGATATCGCGAATTTCGTGGAGGCCGCCGAAGGCCGGGCTATTGGCCTGCTTCATAATGGCCAGGGCCAGGACGGGGTCCTCGCGGATGATCGCGGCGAGCTGGGAAATGTTGAACTCGGGATCCTTCAAGAGGCCGAGGATTCGCTGGGAAATCTCCGGGAGGACGGGCAAGTCATCGAGCCCGGCGATGGATTGGGCAAGCAGCTCGGCGCCGATGGAGCCGGCGGGTGCGATGCGACGGATGTCCGGGGCGTCGGGCAGAGGTTGGGCGAGTACGGACGCGCCGCGCCACTCCACCAGGAGAGGGTTGAAACAATGGTTGCAGACGCCGAGGCTGGCCGCGCCCCCCGCGGCGGCCTCCTCAGCGAGCGGGGTCTGACATATCGGACACGGATTCATTAACTTCTCCCTGTTGGGCTCGGTGCCGACACGGGGCTACTCCGACAGCGAAAGAATCTGCCGCAGGGGGCGGACGCTGAAGGTGCGCGGGGTGTGCCGGAGTACTTCATCAAAGGTGGTGTAGCCGCGGACGACCTTGGCGCACGCGTCTTCGCGCATGCTTATGAGGCCGGTCGTTTCCACGCTCAACTCACGGATCGTGTGGGCGGGCTTCTTGGCCAGGATGGCTTCCTTGACGGGATCGTTCAGGACCAGGAGTTCGTAGGCGCCGATGCGGCCCCGGTAGCCCGTATAGGCGCAGTGGTTGCAGCCCCGTCCGCGCTTGTATTCGTACTGGCGGAGCTCGTCCAGGCCCAGGCCGACGGATTGGGCTTCTTTGGCGGCGGGCACGTAGGGCGCCTTGCATTCTTCGCAGATCCGGCGCAGCAGGCGCTGGGCCACGACGGACACGACGGTGGACGAAATGAGGAAGGTCTCGATGTCCATGTCGATCAGGCGGAGGAGGCCGCCGATGGTGTCTTCGGTGTGGAAGGTCGAATACACCTTGTGGCCAGTCAGGGCGGCCTGGATGGCAACCTCGGCCGATTCCTTGTCCCGGATCTCGCCCATCACAATGATGTCGGGGTCCTGCCGCACAATTTCGCGCAGGGTCGAAGCGAACGAGCGCCCCATCTTATCGCTGATGCTGCACTGGATGATCCCTTCGATCGTGAACTCGACCGGATCCTCCGCGGTGATGATCTTGGTGCTGATGTTGTTGCAATAGGCGATGCTGCTGTAGAGGGTCGTGGTCTTGCCGGAGCCTGTCGGGCCGGTATAGAGCACCACGCCGGTGGGGGAGTGGAGCACATCTTCCCGGTAGCGGGCGAGCATATTGGGGGCCATGCCGAGCTGGTCCAGGGTGACGAGGGCCATTTCGCGATTGAGAATGCGCATCACCGCGGATTCACCGAAGACGGTGACATAGAGGGAGAGGCGCAGGTCCACCTCGCGGCCCTTGAACTCGTATTGGAAACGACCGCCCTGGTGGCGGTGGTGTTCGGCTATGTTCAGTTCGGACAGGATCTTCAGGCGCGAAATCAGCTTGATTAGCAGTTCCTTGGGCAGATCGGTCTTGTAGACCAGGACTCCGTCGATGCGATAGCGAATACGTACGAGGGACTCCATGGGCTCGATGTGGATGTCGCTCGCACCTTCCTCGATGGCTTCATTAATGAGATGCTCCAGAATCGGGACGATGGTGTCTTCCTGATTGCGGCCCGCCGTTTGACCGGCGTGTTCACCCCGCGTCCGGAGGTTCTGGATGTCGTGGATGCACTGGCGGATGGCTTCCCGGGGTCCGAGGGCAAACTTGACGTCCTTCCGGTAGAGTTCCTGGATTGCCTGTCTCGTCTCGGTATTGCCCAGATCCGACACGATCACGGTGACAATCCCGTCCTCTCCCCGGATAAAGGGGATGAACTGGCTCTTGAGGAGGAATTCCGGGGATATGCCGCGGAGCAGATCGGGCTCGATCATGTTGAAGTTGGGATCGATATAAGGCACATTGGACTGGTGGGCGATATTTCTCAGCAGGGTGCGCTCGTTAATGGCGCCCAGGCTGATCAAGGCTTCGCCGAGACGGACGCCCTGCTCCTTCTGCGTCTGGAGGGCCATCGTCAGCGTGTCGGCCGTGATGAGGCCCTGTTCCACGAGGAGATCGCCAAGGCGCAGGTGGGAACCCTGTTGTGCGATGGCGTCATTAAGCGACTGGCGCGTGCCGTAGCCGAGTTCGACCAGCACTTCGACCAGTTGCTTCGGGTCTTCCAGCAGGGACTGCACCCGAAGGGCGCGCGTCAATTGCTCGGGGGTGATAGCCCCGGCGTTGACCAGAGCGTCGCCTATTGCGGAGTGGAGTGCTTTCTCGGCACGGGGGGATGTCATGGGCGCCTCGCTCTCTAAAGGACACACGCTCGCGTAACCTCGCCTGAAGGGCACGCGACAACCGTCGTGGTGCGACCCTTACGAAAACAGTGCTTCCACGAACTGGTCGGCATCAAATACTTCCAGATCTTCGACACCCTCGCCAATACCGATCATTTTGATGGGAATGCCCAGTTCCCGTTGGATGGCCACCGCCATGCCGCCTTTGGCGGTGCCGTCTAGTTTCGTCAGTATTATACCAGTAACGGTCAGTGCCTGGGTAAACTGCCGGGCCTGTTCCAGGCCATTCTGGCCCGTGGTGGCGTCCAGCACCAGGAGTACTTCATGGGGGGCGTCGGGGATGCGCTTCCGCACCACCCGCTGGATTTTTCTCAGTTCCTCCATCAGGTTCACTTTGTTGTGGAGGCGGCCGGCCGTGTCGATGAGGAGGTTGTCCACCGACCGGGCCACGGCGGCATCGGTCGCGTCGAATGCGACGGAGGCGGGATCGGCGCCCTCGGCGTGGCGAATCAAGGAGGCGCCCGTCCGCTCACTCCAGATGGCGAGCTGCTCGCTTGCGGCGGCCCGGAAGGTATCGGCGGCGCCCAGCATCACGTTTTTTCCGCCGCCGCGGAGTTTGGCGGCGAGTTTGCCGGCCGTGGTCGTCTTGCCCGATCCGTTGACGCCCGCGACGAGGGTAACGTGGGGCCCGGAGGGGTGGTCCCAATTGATGGCGTGGTTGCCTTCGGAAAGGAGGGCCTTGAGTTCGGATTTCAGCAGGGCAATGAGGGCCTCGGACTCCTGGATCCCCTGTGCCCGAACGGCCTGACGCATGTCGGCGATGATCTTCAGGGTCGAATCCACGCCGACATCCGCTCCAATGAGGATTTCTTCGAGCTGGTCGAAGACCTCGTCATCGATGAGGGGGCGTCCGAGCACCCGTTTCACATTGCCCACGAGGTTGGTGCGGGTCTTTTCCAGCTTCTCGCGAAGCCGGTTCATAAAACCTGAAGATGTCATTTCTGCGGGGTACTCCAATGAGCCGGCGGGCTCAGGCAAAGGTGGTCGGGCCTTGGGGCGATGCTCCCGCTCCGGGCCGGCAACACCCCGGGCCGCTGCGCCGAAGGGCCCTTATACCGGGGAGAAGTCTGGCCGCTCACTGGTCCGGAAGGCGGAAGGCCATGAAGCTGGAACGTTCCTGTCCATCGTCGCCCATGCATTCCACGGCCCCATTTTCCTGTGGGATGGCCACGCCGGAAATTGGCGTGACGTTGCCGCGGTAATCGATGCCCGAAAAGTCGGGTAGCGCTATATAGTTGTTTGCTTCGAGCCTGGCGACACCCCGAACTTCGCGGTCATTTTCGAGCCGGGCGGCAAAATAGGCGTCCTGCCCCTCGATTCGAAAACTCGCGGTTCCGAGAAAGGTTTCTCCGTTGAACAGGGCGTAGATGCCTTCGAGCGTGTCGGCGGGGGCGAAATTCTCCACCGCGGCTTTGGCGGCTTCGGGCGTCAGCCCGACCGCGTCAATTTCTTCAAACATGGGCCGGAAGTAGGCGTCGTATTGGCCCGTCCACAAGAGATCGGTCGACGGCGCTTCTTCTTCGATGAGCCAGTCCACGATCATTTCCTGGTTCATGAGCGTGGAGGCGATGAGCGCCAGCGCGAGAACGAAAAAAACACCGGAAAGCCAGGCGCGTCGACGCTGGCCCGTATGTTCGAGATCCATGGCCTGATCGGCCTGCATGCGGCGATTGCGCTGGTCTCGAAGGTTGTTCCCACAGACCTTGCAAAGGAGGGTACCCTCCGCATTTACGGTGTTGCACTGGGCGCATACGGCATCCGCATCCAGCTTTTCGACCGGAAATGCTCCGCCAAGATTCACATTATTCATGAGTTCACTTTACTCCAGAGGACCCCTCTATAATGCCTTGTCCGCCGGTGTCCCGTCAACAACTTTGCATGTTTTGACGGGTTTCGCACTTGTTTCGCCGGGATTTGCACGACTTTTGGCGGCTTTGGGGTTCCCAGAGTGCGCGTGCGCCTCCTGGCGGGTGTTGGGGGACAAAAAAATGAGACGCGCCCAATGGGGGCGCGTCCCGAGGGGGGGAGGGCTTATGGCGGGATCAGGAAGCGGACTTCGCGGCGGCGATGGCGGCTTCGTAATTCGGGTGATCCGTCATTTCGGGCACGTATTCAACATGTACGAGCTTGCCCGCGCCGTCCACGACGAAGATGGCGCGCGTGTCCAGGCGCAGTTCCTTGATGTGCACGCCATAGGCGTTGGCGAAATTCATGTCGAAGTGGTCGGAAAGGGTCTTCACGTTGGAAATGCCCGCCGCGCCGCACCAGCGGCCCTGGGCGAAGGGCAGGTCCGCGCTTACGGTAAGCACCACCACGTGGTCGCCGAGTCCGGTGGCCTCTTCATTAAAACGGCGGGTCTGCTGGTCGCAGACGCCGGTGTCCAGCGATGGCACGACGCTGATCAGGCGGACTTTGCCCGCGCTGTCGGCCAGGGTGACGGGGGAAAGGTCGTTGGCCAGCAGCCGGAATTCCGGGGCGGCGTCGCCCACGGAAAGTTTGTTGCCCAGTAACGTCAGGGGGCCACCCTTGAACGTCAGTTCGCCAGTGCGTTCACTCATGTTTCGTTCTCCTGCTTGGTTGGGGTTGGGCGATTACTATAACCTCGCAAGGCCGGGCGTGGCAAGATTGGAATGGAGGTGAAGGGGGCGGGATTGTGGAAGCCGCGCGGTCAAGGTCGAAGGCTTCCCGCGCGCATCAGGTGTCGCTGACCTGGAATTGATCGCCCCCGGCGCTCTTGGCGCGGTAGAGGGCGGTATCGGCAAGGTGTATCAGCGCTTCCGGGGTGTGGCAGGTGGGCATGCCGGTGGTGGCGATGCCGCAACTGATGGTGGCGTGGCTGCCATTGCGGTTTCGCCGATGGGGGATCCTGATTGCGCTGAGTCCGTCGATGACCACGTTGGCGACATGTCGCGCCCCGTCGAGGTTGGTATTGGGCAGCAGGATAGCGAATTCCTCGCCGCCGAAGCGGGCCGCGAAATCCGTGGGCCGGGCGGCGGCGGCTTTCAGGAGGCGTGCGGTTTGCTTCAGGCACTCGTCTCCCGCGAGGTGGCCGTACTCGTCATTGAATCCCTTGAATTGATCGAGGTCAAAGAGGAGGAGAGAGAGGGGTTCTTCATGGCGCACGGCGCGGCTCCATTCCCTGGCCATGGCTTCATCGAAGGCGCGCCGGTTGGCGATGCCGGTGAGCCCGTCGGCCTGGGAAAGCTGGAGCAGCTTTTCCTGCATTTGTTTGTGGGCGGTCACGTCCTGGATGGCCATCTGGATGCCGACTTCGTCGTCGTAGAGGATGCATCCGATGTGCAGCTCCACGTGGCGCACGGCCGGATCGCCGGCGGAGAGGAGCTTGCATTCCAGGGGTTCGCTGCGTCCTCCGCAACGGGCGATGTGTTCCAGACGATCGCGGACCATGGCCCGATCGGAGTCGCACACGAATTCGTGGAAGGGTCGGCCGCACATTTCCGTGTCGCTGGTGAAACCGAGGATCTGGGTGGCGGAGGCGTTATAGTAGACCATGGCGCCGCCGACCTGGACGACGATCGGCTGGGGCGAGAGGCTGATCAGGGAACGATAGCGGATCTCGCTTTCCATCCGTGCTTCGTCAAGGGACCTGAGCTCTTGAATGAGCTTCTCCAGGTCTTTGTTCTTCTGCTCGACTTCGGCGAATTGCCTGCGGATCTGCTTTTCTTTTTCCTGGAGCGCGCAGAAGATCTGTACCTTGCGGCGGACGACGGCGGCGACAACGGGTTTGACGAGATAGTCGACGCCACCCGCTTCATAGCCGTCGAGCACATTCGCTTCATCGGCCTTGTTGGAGGTGACGAAGATGATGGGCATGTTGCAGATACGGGGGTCCTTCTGGATTTGGCGGGCCACATCGTAGCCGTCCATCGATGGCATCTGCACATCCATCAAAACGCAGGAAACGTCCCGGTTGCGGACAACTTCGAGCGCCTCCTGACCGGAGTGGGCGGATACGAGGTCGTAGCCTTCTTTCGAAAGCATTTTCTCCAGGATTCTGACGTTGGACGGTGCATCGTCCACCAGGAGAATCGTGTGGTTCATGGAGCTTCAGTCTCCCTACCGCCCAGTAAAAGGTACTAACTACGTCATCCCCCGTTACTATAGCATAATCTTCCAGTATTCATAGTTCCTTTTGAGTCGCGATCGGTTCCCGGAGCCTCAGTAGGCCAGCATGTTGGCAAAGCAGCGGAGCGCGCCGGGGTGCAACTCGCGCAACTGCCGATACCAGGCCAGAGCGGTGTAGACGTAGTGGCCCTCTCCGTAGGGCGCCACCAGGAGGGCGCCCGGGGGTATTTCTTCGCCGGGGTCGGCCATCGCCAGGAGCGGGGAGAAGTCCTCGCTCCAGGTGTCGGGGAAGTAGAGGCCCCGTTCCTGGATCCAACCGTCCCAGTCTGCGGGCTGGATGGCGTTTGGCGTGTTGAACAGGGGATGATCGGGGACCAGCAGCGTGACCGGGGCGTCTTCCCGCGTAACGCGATTGCTCGACAGGGTCAGCGCGTAGGGCGCGAAGTCGGGACTCCAGTCGAAGGTTTTCTGGTACATGACGATCAGGGTGCCGCCCCGCTGGACGAAGTCGAGCAACGCCGCGTTGTTGGCGGCGAGATCGGGGCGATACTGGTAGGCCCGAATATCGACGATGATGGTGTCGAAGGTGTCCAGATAGTCGGGTCGGTAGTCGTTGGCGCCGATGAGGGCGAAAGACGCTCCCATCCGCAGGAGGGTATTGGAGAAGGTGTTGTCGTAGCCCTGGATCAGGCCGGT from Candidatus Hydrogenedentota bacterium includes the following:
- the tpx gene encoding thiol peroxidase; this encodes MSERTGELTFKGGPLTLLGNKLSVGDAAPEFRLLANDLSPVTLADSAGKVRLISVVPSLDTGVCDQQTRRFNEEATGLGDHVVVLTVSADLPFAQGRWCGAAGISNVKTLSDHFDMNFANAYGVHIKELRLDTRAIFVVDGAGKLVHVEYVPEMTDHPNYEAAIAAAKSAS
- a CDS encoding diguanylate cyclase; the protein is MNHTILLVDDAPSNVRILEKMLSKEGYDLVSAHSGQEALEVVRNRDVSCVLMDVQMPSMDGYDVARQIQKDPRICNMPIIFVTSNKADEANVLDGYEAGGVDYLVKPVVAAVVRRKVQIFCALQEKEKQIRRQFAEVEQKNKDLEKLIQELRSLDEARMESEIRYRSLISLSPQPIVVQVGGAMVYYNASATQILGFTSDTEMCGRPFHEFVCDSDRAMVRDRLEHIARCGGRSEPLECKLLSAGDPAVRHVELHIGCILYDDEVGIQMAIQDVTAHKQMQEKLLQLSQADGLTGIANRRAFDEAMAREWSRAVRHEEPLSLLLFDLDQFKGFNDEYGHLAGDECLKQTARLLKAAAARPTDFAARFGGEEFAILLPNTNLDGARHVANVVIDGLSAIRIPHRRNRNGSHATISCGIATTGMPTCHTPEALIHLADTALYRAKSAGGDQFQVSDT